One stretch of Balneola sp. MJW-20 DNA includes these proteins:
- a CDS encoding NADP-dependent isocitrate dehydrogenase, translating to MDKDLAKISYTITDEAPYLATHSFLPILETFLEPAEIKIEAKDISLAGRILANFPDFLKEDQQVNDALHELGELAKKPEANIIKLPNISASVPQLKAAIKELQSKGYDLPDYPEEPQNDKEREIQQRYDKVKGSAVNPVLREGNSDRRAPKAVKEYARKNPHSMGKWSAESGSHVATMDRGDFRHTETSLTIAAPTTVDILFEGSDGSTRTLKKGLILEEGEVIDASKMSNNELNSFLLEQVKDAKEKGVLFSLHMKATMMKVSDPIIFGHAVKVYFKELFAKYEETFEKLGVDVNNGFGDLISRLDELPESESQAIRADIQKIYEEQPDLAMVNSDKGITNLHVPSDVIIDASMPAMIRNSGQMWDKNGDTRDTKAVIPDSSYADIYQEVIDFCKKNGAFDPTTMGSVSNVGLMAKKAEEYGSHDKTFEIGENGTVKVVDKDGNTLTEHSVSAGDIWRMCQVKDEPVKDWVGLAVRRARETGTPAVFWLDEDRAHDQQLITKVNQYLGDMDTEGLELHIMSPQKAMHFSLERIKEGKDTISVTGNVLRDYLTDLFPILELGTSAKMLSIVPLMNGGGLFETGAGGSAPKHIQQFLKEGHLRWDSLGEFLALAVSLEHLGRTFENERANIMSRTLDNAVGKYLENDKSPSRKVNEPDNRASHYYLAMYWADALASQNDDQALSKHFAPIAERLKASEDSIMNELIGCQGSPENIDGYYWPDRNKVFKAMRPSDTLNSIIGN from the coding sequence ATGGATAAAGATTTAGCAAAGATCTCCTATACCATCACTGATGAAGCTCCTTACCTGGCCACTCATTCCTTCCTCCCTATTTTAGAAACATTCCTAGAACCAGCTGAAATAAAAATTGAGGCTAAAGATATTTCGCTGGCCGGAAGGATACTGGCAAATTTTCCTGACTTTCTTAAAGAGGACCAACAGGTTAATGACGCTTTACATGAATTAGGTGAACTTGCAAAAAAACCAGAAGCAAACATCATTAAATTACCCAATATCAGTGCTTCTGTACCTCAACTGAAGGCAGCCATTAAAGAGCTTCAGTCGAAGGGATATGATCTCCCTGACTATCCGGAGGAACCTCAAAATGATAAAGAACGTGAGATACAGCAAAGATATGATAAGGTTAAAGGATCAGCAGTCAATCCTGTACTTCGGGAGGGCAATTCTGACCGTCGGGCACCTAAGGCTGTCAAAGAATATGCACGCAAAAATCCTCATTCCATGGGGAAATGGTCTGCTGAATCTGGATCACATGTAGCTACAATGGATCGCGGCGACTTCAGACATACAGAAACCTCTCTTACTATAGCAGCACCAACTACGGTTGATATCCTATTTGAAGGTTCTGACGGAAGTACCAGAACCTTAAAAAAAGGCCTTATTCTGGAAGAAGGTGAAGTGATCGATGCATCCAAAATGAGCAATAATGAGCTCAACTCCTTTCTCTTGGAACAGGTAAAAGATGCCAAAGAAAAGGGTGTATTATTCTCTCTGCATATGAAGGCAACTATGATGAAGGTTTCAGACCCAATTATATTTGGCCATGCAGTTAAGGTTTACTTCAAAGAATTGTTTGCTAAGTATGAAGAAACATTTGAAAAATTGGGTGTGGATGTTAACAATGGTTTCGGCGACCTGATCTCAAGACTGGATGAACTGCCGGAATCTGAAAGTCAGGCTATTAGAGCTGATATTCAAAAGATCTATGAAGAGCAGCCGGACCTTGCCATGGTCAACTCAGATAAAGGAATTACAAATCTTCATGTACCAAGCGATGTGATCATTGACGCCTCGATGCCAGCTATGATCCGGAACAGCGGTCAGATGTGGGACAAGAACGGAGATACCAGGGATACTAAGGCAGTGATTCCGGACAGCAGCTATGCTGATATCTACCAGGAGGTAATCGATTTCTGTAAAAAGAACGGAGCATTTGATCCTACTACCATGGGAAGTGTTTCTAATGTTGGACTTATGGCCAAGAAAGCTGAAGAGTATGGCTCTCATGATAAGACCTTTGAAATTGGCGAAAACGGTACCGTCAAAGTGGTAGATAAAGACGGTAACACCCTTACTGAGCATTCCGTATCTGCTGGAGACATCTGGCGAATGTGCCAGGTAAAAGATGAACCCGTAAAAGACTGGGTGGGACTGGCTGTACGCAGAGCCCGGGAAACAGGGACACCTGCTGTATTCTGGCTGGATGAGGATCGTGCACATGACCAGCAGCTGATCACCAAGGTAAACCAATACCTGGGCGATATGGATACAGAAGGTCTGGAACTACATATTATGTCCCCTCAAAAAGCTATGCATTTTTCTCTGGAGAGGATCAAAGAGGGAAAGGATACGATCTCAGTCACCGGTAATGTTCTTCGGGATTATTTAACGGACCTCTTTCCTATTCTGGAGCTGGGTACCAGCGCAAAAATGTTATCCATCGTTCCTCTTATGAATGGAGGTGGCCTTTTTGAGACCGGTGCCGGAGGTTCAGCACCCAAGCATATTCAGCAGTTTCTTAAAGAAGGTCACCTTCGCTGGGACTCGCTTGGAGAATTCCTGGCTTTGGCAGTTTCTCTTGAACACCTAGGCAGAACATTTGAAAATGAGCGGGCTAATATCATGAGTCGCACCCTGGATAATGCAGTCGGTAAGTATCTTGAAAATGACAAATCTCCATCCAGAAAAGTGAATGAACCCGATAACCGGGCTTCCCATTACTATCTGGCCATGTACTGGGCTGACGCTCTTGCTTCACAAAATGATGATCAGGCTTTAAGTAAGCACTTTGCTCCGATCGCTGAAAGGCTAAAAGCCAGCGAAGATTCGATCATGAATGAACTGATCGGCTGCCAGGGCTCACCGGAAAATATCGATGGTTATTACTGGCCGGACCGGAATAAGGTATTTAAAGCTATGAGGCCAAGTGATACGCTAAATTCAATCATTGGCAATTGA
- the mutL gene encoding DNA mismatch repair endonuclease MutL, translating into MSETRTSDSIIHSLPPEISNKIAAGEVIQRPSSVVKELLDNAIDSGADSIRIIIQNAGRTLIQVSDNGCGMSKEDLPLCFERHATSKINSVDDLFRIRTLGFRGEAMASIASVAQVNVRSKRAEDENGWEYSVWGGEEKEIRPVATENGTTIDVRNLFYNVPARRQFLKTDVTELRHIIRTVQYASLSNPEVSITLEADGDSVYELPEQDLASRITDIFGSSYKASLIEFEEETSYVRIRGFASDPKLAKKSRGEQFLFVNGRPFQHRYLTYVILNLYDAWTKNNEYPFYALFFEIDPSKVDVNVHPSKMEVKFEDERSIIQLARSVVSKALNEHFMVPDLNHPEDEINTWSESKHKGMDSGFSFNSPKPSSKNTPADFHIPSRINRHNLGDNDGMKWSEDLYSSKQPSDQPKIEGTGEEASKSVHDEQGFWQLHNTYILSQTRTGLCVIDQHLAHKRIIFEKAINATEQALPSTQQLLFAQTLELSASDYSLLKELQSIIQRIGFTVQLMSGNTAMITGVPADIEIGNEQEVLVSMLHQYQELGQRIKLEERERLAIAFASRAAIPRGKKLNYIEMESLVDQLFACDEPYLDPLKKPTIVYIPLQDIQSRFR; encoded by the coding sequence TTGAGCGAGACCCGTACCTCAGATTCTATTATTCATTCATTACCTCCTGAGATCAGTAACAAGATAGCTGCTGGTGAGGTAATACAACGTCCTTCATCCGTAGTTAAAGAATTGCTGGACAACGCTATAGATTCAGGAGCCGATTCTATAAGAATTATCATTCAAAACGCCGGCCGGACACTGATCCAGGTGTCTGATAATGGATGTGGTATGAGTAAAGAAGATCTTCCGCTTTGCTTCGAGCGTCACGCAACATCCAAGATCAATTCTGTTGATGATCTCTTCAGGATCCGTACACTGGGATTCAGGGGAGAAGCGATGGCTTCCATTGCATCCGTAGCTCAGGTGAATGTAAGATCTAAAAGGGCAGAAGATGAAAACGGATGGGAATACAGTGTATGGGGAGGTGAAGAGAAAGAGATTAGACCGGTTGCAACGGAGAATGGCACCACCATCGATGTAAGGAATTTATTCTATAATGTGCCAGCCAGAAGACAATTTCTGAAAACAGATGTAACTGAACTCAGACACATCATTCGAACGGTACAATATGCGTCATTATCCAATCCAGAAGTATCCATAACCCTGGAGGCAGACGGCGATTCCGTTTATGAACTTCCGGAACAGGATCTAGCATCCCGCATCACTGATATATTTGGATCATCCTATAAAGCATCCCTGATAGAATTTGAAGAGGAAACCAGTTATGTAAGGATCCGGGGTTTTGCATCGGATCCAAAACTGGCTAAAAAGAGCAGAGGTGAACAGTTCCTTTTTGTAAATGGTCGTCCTTTTCAGCATCGCTATCTGACTTACGTGATCCTTAATCTTTATGACGCCTGGACCAAGAATAACGAATATCCCTTTTATGCACTCTTCTTTGAGATCGATCCCTCCAAAGTTGATGTGAATGTGCACCCCTCTAAGATGGAGGTAAAATTTGAGGATGAAAGAAGCATCATTCAGTTGGCAAGGTCCGTGGTAAGCAAAGCACTGAATGAACATTTTATGGTCCCTGACTTGAATCACCCGGAAGATGAGATCAATACCTGGAGCGAAAGTAAGCATAAGGGAATGGATTCCGGATTTTCTTTTAACTCACCTAAACCATCCTCCAAAAATACACCCGCTGACTTTCATATACCCTCCAGGATCAACAGGCATAATCTTGGGGATAATGATGGAATGAAATGGTCAGAAGATCTCTACAGCAGTAAACAGCCGTCTGATCAGCCAAAGATTGAAGGTACAGGGGAAGAAGCCTCAAAGAGTGTGCATGATGAGCAGGGCTTCTGGCAGCTCCACAATACTTATATACTTTCTCAGACCCGAACCGGTTTATGTGTGATTGACCAGCATCTGGCTCATAAGAGGATCATATTTGAAAAGGCTATTAATGCCACGGAGCAGGCGTTGCCAAGTACTCAGCAGCTGCTGTTTGCCCAGACTCTGGAATTATCAGCTTCTGATTACAGCCTGCTGAAAGAACTACAATCCATCATTCAACGGATTGGTTTTACCGTTCAGCTTATGAGTGGTAATACTGCAATGATCACGGGAGTGCCTGCTGATATTGAGATCGGTAATGAACAGGAAGTGCTGGTTTCTATGCTGCATCAATATCAGGAACTGGGTCAGCGAATTAAACTGGAGGAAAGGGAGAGACTTGCTATTGCATTTGCTTCACGTGCAGCTATACCCCGGGGTAAAAAGCTAAACTATATCGAAATGGAGTCATTGGTAGACCAGCTCTTTGCCTGTGATGAACCTTATCTGGATCCTTTAAAAAAACCAACAATCGTTTATATTCCACTTCAGGATATACAAAGCAGATTCAGATAA
- a CDS encoding DUF3524 domain-containing protein yields MNILAVEPFYSGSHKAFLKGLEEHSGHNIIPIKLNYKGWKWRMHGDSVTLAELTNQVEDDIDLLLCSSMTNLPAFMALTNPRFAHTPTIMYMHDNQFTRPIPEGEQRDMTYCYINYLSMLVADKLLFSSRFHLEDLMEALPKFLDNFPDEKQLNTVEKIREKSVVMHPGLDLKSFDDQPDTRQNNERPVIVWNQRWQFDRNPAMFFRVLNRLNDIELKFDLILAGDTKHDKPEEFEKAWERFGQHITHFGYVDDKENYSKLLHRGDIVVSTATYEFFCVAIMEAIYCGCHPLVPNTLHYPELIPKSLHNPLLHAPVLYDTEDDLFHYLRDLLMHKTKPLPKNSLQNINKHLDWNRHIREFDKLFESMIE; encoded by the coding sequence ATGAACATTTTAGCCGTAGAGCCATTTTACAGCGGGTCACATAAAGCATTTCTAAAAGGGCTGGAAGAGCATTCAGGTCATAATATTATCCCGATTAAGCTGAATTATAAGGGCTGGAAATGGCGGATGCACGGTGACTCAGTTACTCTGGCTGAGCTTACAAATCAGGTTGAAGATGACATTGATCTTCTTTTATGCAGCAGTATGACCAATCTGCCTGCATTTATGGCCCTTACCAATCCCCGGTTTGCCCATACTCCGACGATCATGTATATGCATGATAATCAGTTTACCCGGCCTATACCGGAAGGAGAGCAACGGGATATGACCTACTGTTATATCAACTACCTGAGTATGCTGGTAGCAGATAAACTCCTTTTTTCATCTAGATTTCACCTGGAAGACCTCATGGAAGCCTTACCTAAGTTTCTGGATAATTTTCCGGATGAGAAACAACTAAATACGGTAGAAAAGATAAGGGAGAAAAGTGTGGTCATGCACCCGGGTCTGGACCTGAAAAGTTTTGATGATCAGCCGGATACCCGCCAGAATAATGAACGTCCAGTGATCGTATGGAATCAAAGATGGCAGTTCGATCGTAACCCGGCAATGTTTTTTCGTGTTCTGAACAGGTTAAATGATATAGAACTTAAATTTGATCTGATTCTGGCAGGAGATACTAAGCATGACAAACCTGAAGAGTTTGAAAAAGCCTGGGAACGTTTCGGTCAGCATATTACTCACTTCGGCTATGTGGATGATAAAGAAAACTACAGTAAGCTATTGCACAGAGGAGACATTGTGGTCTCCACAGCAACCTATGAATTCTTTTGTGTAGCGATCATGGAAGCGATCTATTGCGGATGTCATCCATTGGTACCCAATACCTTGCATTACCCGGAGCTCATTCCCAAAAGCCTTCATAATCCATTGCTGCATGCACCTGTTTTATATGATACGGAAGATGACCTGTTCCACTACCTGCGGGATCTGCTCATGCATAAGACCAAGCCTCTGCCAAAGAATTCACTTCAGAATATCAATAAACATCTCGACTGGAATCGACATATACGTGAATTCGATAAGCTATTTGAAAGCATGATCGAGTGA
- the dnaB gene encoding replicative DNA helicase: MAERNGSYKGNQNGRNSGSGESAGRIPPQATEVEEAILGAMLLEHSAATVALQMLKSEDFYKSSHKHVFETLSELYERDNPLDLLTVENELRDKNLLETVGGTSFLSDLTRSVSSSANIEYHAQIIIEKAIKRNLIHGCSDIIKDAYDSTSDAYDVLDHAEQRIFDLSNTKSKSSAIKVEQLLKDTLAYLEDLRGKEYGITGVPSGTAIDDMTAGWQRGDLVIIAARPSMGKTAYVLTAARNAAMHPDENLRTPVALFSLEMSSQSLVQRLLTMEARIRADEARKGTLKDDDFRQLIDAASRLFNAQIFIDDTPSISLMELRTKCRRLKSEKDIGLIVIDYLQLMQSSARDIGSREQEIASISRGLKALAKELDVPVIALSQLSRAVEQRGGDKRPQLSDLRESGSIEQDADVVIFLYRPEYYGITTTAEGQSTEGIAEVIIGKQRNGPVGSKMLYFVKDYARFENLSGARENAPFLESGNKNDSDSGSSGPPPLPHNPAGDDNAPF; encoded by the coding sequence GTGGCAGAAAGAAACGGTTCTTATAAAGGCAATCAGAACGGGCGTAATTCAGGTTCAGGTGAATCTGCAGGACGGATCCCACCTCAGGCTACCGAAGTGGAAGAAGCAATTCTTGGTGCCATGCTTCTTGAACACAGTGCAGCCACCGTTGCACTTCAGATGCTGAAATCGGAGGATTTTTATAAGTCGTCCCATAAGCATGTATTTGAGACTTTATCCGAACTCTATGAACGTGACAATCCATTAGACCTTCTCACCGTAGAAAATGAACTGCGGGATAAAAATCTGCTTGAAACGGTCGGCGGAACTTCTTTTCTATCCGACCTTACCCGTTCGGTAAGTTCTTCCGCAAATATAGAATATCACGCTCAGATCATCATTGAAAAAGCGATCAAAAGAAATCTGATCCATGGTTGTTCCGATATCATCAAGGATGCGTACGATTCAACCTCAGATGCCTATGATGTACTGGATCATGCCGAACAAAGGATCTTTGATCTTTCCAACACCAAGAGTAAAAGCTCAGCGATCAAGGTAGAACAGCTGCTTAAAGACACTCTTGCTTATCTGGAAGACCTGCGAGGAAAAGAATACGGTATCACCGGAGTTCCTTCGGGAACCGCTATTGATGATATGACGGCTGGCTGGCAGCGTGGAGATCTGGTAATTATAGCCGCCAGACCCTCGATGGGTAAAACAGCCTATGTATTGACTGCTGCAAGAAATGCTGCCATGCATCCTGATGAAAACCTTCGTACACCGGTAGCCTTGTTTAGTCTGGAGATGTCTTCTCAATCGCTGGTGCAGCGACTGCTAACTATGGAAGCTCGTATCCGGGCAGATGAGGCCCGAAAAGGTACTCTGAAAGATGATGATTTCCGTCAGCTGATCGATGCAGCAAGTCGTTTATTTAATGCACAGATCTTTATCGATGATACTCCAAGTATCAGTCTGATGGAATTAAGGACTAAATGCCGAAGACTTAAGAGTGAAAAGGATATCGGTCTGATCGTAATTGATTACCTGCAGCTTATGCAATCCAGTGCGAGAGATATCGGTTCCCGTGAGCAGGAGATCGCATCCATCTCAAGGGGTTTAAAGGCCTTGGCCAAAGAACTGGATGTGCCGGTTATTGCCCTGTCTCAGCTAAGCCGTGCAGTTGAACAACGAGGAGGCGACAAAAGACCACAACTTAGTGACCTCCGTGAATCCGGTTCCATTGAGCAGGATGCTGATGTGGTCATATTCCTGTACCGCCCGGAATATTACGGTATTACTACAACCGCAGAAGGTCAGTCTACCGAAGGTATTGCTGAGGTGATCATAGGCAAGCAGAGAAACGGACCTGTAGGTAGCAAAATGCTTTATTTTGTGAAAGACTATGCCAGATTTGAAAATCTGTCCGGTGCACGTGAAAATGCTCCCTTTCTGGAATCAGGCAATAAAAATGACTCCGATTCGGGATCCTCAGGACCTCCCCCGCTGCCCCATAATCCGGCCGGAGATGACAACGCTCCCTTTTAG
- a CDS encoding uracil-DNA glycosylase, whose translation MSELKEWIDKAERFIHQQREMFGDFAVPHHQSQDLQEPEVTADDKAADNREQTTEIKDALTLGTVQNLDELKILCESEKALRTDLEGTNLVFGTGNPDADLMIIGEAPGENEDKQGEPFVGAAGQLLDKIMKAIEFDRNEIYIANILKHRPPNNRDPKPEERARSLPFLLKQIEIIDPKLILCVGRVSATTLLDRDDSLKNMRQKFHDFHGRELMVTYHPAALLRNPSWKRPTWEDVQLLRKRYDELGGKP comes from the coding sequence ATGTCTGAACTTAAAGAGTGGATTGATAAAGCAGAGAGATTCATCCATCAGCAAAGAGAGATGTTTGGTGACTTCGCAGTACCGCATCATCAAAGTCAGGATTTGCAAGAACCAGAAGTAACCGCCGACGATAAGGCAGCTGACAACAGGGAGCAAACTACCGAAATAAAGGATGCATTGACCTTAGGAACCGTCCAAAACCTGGATGAGTTAAAGATTTTGTGTGAATCGGAGAAAGCTCTCAGAACGGATCTGGAGGGTACCAATCTGGTCTTCGGAACCGGTAATCCTGATGCGGACCTGATGATCATTGGAGAGGCTCCTGGCGAAAATGAAGATAAACAAGGAGAACCTTTTGTGGGAGCAGCCGGTCAACTCCTGGATAAGATCATGAAAGCGATCGAATTTGACCGAAATGAAATTTATATCGCAAATATACTTAAACATCGACCTCCGAATAACAGAGATCCAAAGCCTGAAGAGAGAGCACGCTCTCTACCCTTTCTGCTTAAACAGATTGAAATCATAGATCCGAAATTGATCCTTTGTGTAGGAAGGGTTTCCGCTACTACCCTCCTCGATCGCGATGATAGTCTGAAAAATATGCGCCAAAAATTTCATGATTTTCATGGCAGAGAGCTTATGGTTACCTACCATCCAGCAGCTTTGTTAAGAAACCCCAGCTGGAAACGTCCTACCTGGGAAGATGTACAGTTACTCCGAAAGCGGTATGATGAACTGGGAGGAAAACCCTGA
- the mtaB gene encoding tRNA (N(6)-L-threonylcarbamoyladenosine(37)-C(2))-methylthiotransferase MtaB — MRRDFQNEGYELREFSDHSDIYVINTCSVTTNANSACRQTVRQALRRNPDAFVAVVGCYAQLEPEEIAEIEGVDVVLGAKDKFRLLDLFDDFVKQEKTIIHNTDVNEAADFHHAFSSDDRTRAFLKIQDGCNYKCSFCTIPLARGKSRSPKTETVVRNAEQLVKEGFNEVIITGVNAGDFGYGTDQNFYQLLKALEEVKGLQRLRVSSIEPNLLTEEIIHFAAESKILQPHFHIPLQSGSDEMLKLMRRRYHTALYRERVKLIKSLIPDACIGVDVITGHPGETENLFQESYDFIDSLDVSYLHVFTYSERPDTHALTIRPRIPKKVRKNRTHKLRRLSLKKRYEYDEHFLGHSRPVLFEEENKDGLIQGWTDNYIRVAVPYYKRLINTIQKVTIGQKNQEGLHICPLPKEVIQEELTIRELLDHV; from the coding sequence ATGAGAAGAGATTTTCAGAATGAAGGCTACGAGTTAAGAGAGTTCAGTGATCATTCGGATATATATGTGATCAATACTTGTTCGGTTACTACCAATGCTAATTCTGCCTGCCGGCAGACTGTTCGTCAGGCATTAAGGAGAAACCCGGATGCCTTTGTTGCTGTGGTAGGTTGTTATGCTCAGCTGGAGCCAGAGGAAATTGCAGAGATCGAAGGAGTGGATGTCGTATTGGGTGCAAAAGATAAGTTCAGGCTTCTTGATCTTTTTGATGATTTCGTCAAACAGGAGAAAACGATCATTCACAATACGGATGTGAATGAAGCAGCTGATTTTCATCATGCCTTTTCATCCGATGACCGGACCCGGGCCTTTCTTAAAATACAGGACGGCTGTAATTATAAATGTTCCTTTTGTACCATCCCGCTGGCTCGCGGTAAGAGCAGGTCTCCTAAAACAGAAACTGTAGTCCGGAATGCTGAGCAGTTGGTCAAAGAAGGCTTTAATGAAGTGATCATAACTGGGGTCAATGCAGGAGATTTCGGCTACGGAACGGATCAGAATTTTTATCAGCTCCTTAAAGCCCTGGAAGAAGTAAAAGGCCTGCAAAGGCTCCGGGTTTCTTCGATCGAACCGAATCTGCTGACTGAAGAAATCATACATTTTGCAGCAGAATCCAAGATCTTACAACCTCATTTCCATATCCCTCTCCAAAGCGGTTCAGACGAAATGCTCAAACTGATGCGGAGAAGATATCATACAGCACTCTATCGTGAAAGAGTGAAGCTTATTAAATCACTTATCCCAGATGCCTGCATTGGTGTTGACGTAATAACCGGTCATCCTGGAGAAACGGAAAATTTATTTCAGGAGTCATATGATTTTATTGATTCACTGGACGTATCGTATTTGCATGTATTCACGTATTCGGAGCGCCCTGATACTCATGCATTAACCATCAGGCCCCGTATTCCTAAAAAGGTCCGGAAAAATAGAACGCATAAGCTAAGACGTCTTTCTTTAAAAAAGAGATATGAGTATGATGAGCATTTTCTCGGACATTCCCGACCGGTCTTATTCGAGGAAGAAAACAAGGATGGTCTTATACAGGGGTGGACTGACAATTATATCAGAGTTGCCGTACCTTACTATAAACGACTGATTAACACCATACAGAAAGTAACCATAGGTCAAAAAAATCAGGAAGGCTTGCATATTTGCCCGTTACCCAAGGAAGTTATTCAAGAAGAACTGACCATCAGGGAGTTATTAGACCATGTCTGA
- a CDS encoding 2-oxoacid:acceptor oxidoreductase subunit alpha, which yields MKKQDIVREEVTIRFAGDSGDGMQLTGSLFTNTTALEGNDLRTLPEFPAEIRAPAGTVPGVSSFQLHFGSKEILTPGDVCDVLVAMNSAALKANLAMLKSGGTIIANTAGFDRKNLNLAKYGDDENPLEDGTLDGYQVHKLDITKLTKESLSDMGLGYKEEERSKNMFVLGLLYWMYNRPMDSTISFLNSKFSKKPEIAEANIKVLKAGYHFGETAEIFTTRYTIKEAALKPGEYRNITGNDATVLGLVASANKSQLPLFFGSYPITPASDVLHGLSKYKNFGIITFQAEDEIAAVTSAIGASFGGALGVTSSSGPGIALKGEALGLAVMLELPLVVLNVQRAGPSTGMPTKTEQADLMQAVYGRNGESPMAVLAPRSPADCFNMAYEASRIALEHMIPVMILSDGYLANGSEPWNFPLSSDLADISVDFEKPRADDAEAFMPYRRNENLVRSWAIPGTKGIEHRVGGLEKEDLTGNVSYDPENHQKMVLLRRQKRDNIADFIPEQELDQGNEKGKALVLGWGSTYGSIRTAVGEMLKEGYEVAHAHLNYIQPFPKNLGAMMMNYDQVIVPEINDGQLVRLIRSEFNIPARGIHKIKGRPFGVNELIESIKEIMNGKEEVYA from the coding sequence ATGAAAAAACAAGATATCGTCCGCGAAGAAGTAACCATACGATTTGCCGGTGATTCCGGTGATGGAATGCAGCTCACAGGCTCACTTTTTACTAATACCACAGCGCTTGAAGGGAACGATCTGAGAACGCTTCCTGAATTCCCGGCAGAGATACGTGCCCCGGCCGGTACGGTTCCCGGAGTCTCCTCATTTCAGTTACATTTTGGTTCTAAAGAGATCCTTACACCCGGTGATGTATGCGATGTTCTCGTAGCAATGAATTCAGCTGCCCTTAAGGCAAACCTTGCCATGTTAAAGAGCGGAGGAACCATCATTGCCAACACGGCCGGCTTCGATCGAAAGAATCTGAATCTTGCAAAATACGGGGATGACGAAAACCCGCTCGAAGATGGTACCCTTGACGGTTATCAGGTCCATAAACTTGATATTACCAAGCTAACGAAAGAATCACTCAGCGATATGGGCCTCGGCTATAAGGAAGAAGAGCGCTCCAAGAACATGTTTGTATTAGGACTACTATACTGGATGTACAATCGTCCGATGGATTCCACTATTTCATTCCTGAATTCAAAATTCAGTAAGAAACCGGAGATCGCAGAAGCCAATATTAAAGTATTAAAGGCAGGATACCATTTTGGTGAAACTGCTGAGATATTTACCACCCGGTATACTATCAAAGAAGCAGCGCTGAAACCGGGTGAGTACCGAAACATTACCGGAAATGATGCAACCGTGCTGGGCCTGGTAGCATCAGCTAATAAAAGCCAGCTGCCCTTATTTTTCGGATCGTATCCGATCACACCGGCATCTGATGTCCTTCATGGCTTATCAAAGTATAAGAACTTTGGCATTATCACTTTTCAGGCAGAGGATGAAATAGCCGCCGTTACTTCCGCAATTGGTGCATCTTTCGGGGGAGCACTAGGGGTTACCAGTTCATCCGGACCGGGAATAGCCCTTAAAGGTGAAGCACTGGGCCTTGCAGTAATGCTGGAGCTGCCCTTGGTTGTACTTAATGTACAGCGTGCAGGGCCTTCTACCGGGATGCCTACTAAAACGGAACAGGCTGATCTTATGCAAGCTGTCTATGGAAGGAATGGGGAAAGTCCGATGGCAGTACTGGCACCAAGATCTCCGGCCGATTGTTTCAATATGGCTTATGAGGCCAGCAGGATAGCACTGGAACACATGATACCTGTTATGATTCTCTCAGATGGTTATCTGGCAAATGGTTCAGAACCATGGAATTTCCCATTGTCTTCAGATCTGGCAGATATCAGTGTGGATTTCGAGAAACCACGCGCCGACGATGCAGAAGCATTCATGCCATACCGGAGAAATGAAAACCTGGTAAGGTCATGGGCTATTCCCGGCACGAAAGGAATAGAACACAGAGTCGGAGGACTGGAAAAAGAAGATCTGACCGGTAATGTTTCTTATGATCCGGAAAACCACCAGAAAATGGTTCTGTTGAGAAGGCAAAAGAGAGACAATATTGCAGATTTTATACCTGAACAGGAACTGGATCAGGGTAATGAAAAAGGAAAAGCCTTGGTACTGGGCTGGGGCTCTACGTACGGCTCTATCAGGACAGCGGTAGGGGAAATGCTGAAGGAAGGATACGAGGTAGCTCATGCCCATCTGAATTATATTCAGCCATTTCCTAAAAATCTTGGAGCAATGATGATGAACTATGATCAGGTGATTGTTCCGGAGATAAATGACGGTCAATTGGTACGATTGATCAGAAGTGAATTCAATATCCCGGCCAGGGGAATACATAA